The Thermoplasmata archaeon nucleotide sequence TGGGCTTGAGGCGCGCCAGGTTCCGCACCCCGCCGCCCGTGACGTGGGCCATGCCGTGCACGGTCGCCCGTTCGAGGACCTTGAGCACGGGCTTCACGTAGATCGCGGTGGGTTCAAGGAGCGCGGGTCCCCACCGTTCGTTCGTGCCGCCCACGGGATCGAACACGGTCAGCGCGGCGTCCCGGAGCAGGCGACGCGCGAGGGTGAGCCCGTTCGAATGGATTCCGTGGCTGGGCAGGCCGATGATCACATCCCCGGGTCGCACCGCCCGCCCGTCGATGATCCGTTTCCGGTCCACGACCCCGAAGCAGGTGCCCGCCAGGTCGAATCCCTTGACGATCTCGGGCAGCACCGCGACCTCGCCCCCGATGATGGATACGTTGGCCGCCTTGGCGCCCAGGTTGAGCCCGACCCCGAGTTGGCGTGCCACTTCGTGGTCGTAGAATTCGATCGCAAAGTAGTCCACGAACGCGACGGGTTCGGCACCGATGCAGATCATGTCGTTCACGTTCATCGCGACGCAGTCGATGCCGACGGTATCCCACTTCCGCATCTCGCCCGCGACGATGAGCTTCGTCCCCACGCCGTCCGTGCACAGGGAGAGGGCGTACTTCCCGAACTCCACGAGTCCCGTGAAGTGGCCGATCCGGGTGAGCGGTCGCCCGGTGCCGCGGCGGTGGAAGGTGAGCCCGGAGACGAGCGCCGCGATGTGGGCCGCCTTCTCGTCCTGGCTCACGCCCGACTCCGCGTAGGTCCGGACCATGGGATCCCGCGGCCGGAAGCGGATGGCGGCTATTTAGATGGTTGGCCACGCGCCGGCCTCAGGACCGGGTCGAACAGTCCTTAGGTAGGTTTCATATCCGCTGGGTCGGGATTCGACGTCGGGTGTGCCGTGCGTTCCCCCGCAGGATTCTCCGTGAAGAAGGCCGAGTACGAGGCCATGGAAGCCGCGATTCTGACGTACCTCCGTAAGGTCAAGAAGCCCGTGAGTTTCCGCGAGCTGTTCCAGGGCGTATCCAAGTTGGTGCCGCCCGACCTGTTCCCGGATGAGGATCGGGCCCGGTGGTACGCGAAGGTCGTCCAGCGGGACCTCGAGATGACGGGGAGAATCGAACGCCTCCCGGAGCCGCCGGTCCG carries:
- the purM gene encoding phosphoribosylformylglycinamidine cyclo-ligase, producing MVRTYAESGVSQDEKAAHIAALVSGLTFHRRGTGRPLTRIGHFTGLVEFGKYALSLCTDGVGTKLIVAGEMRKWDTVGIDCVAMNVNDMICIGAEPVAFVDYFAIEFYDHEVARQLGVGLNLGAKAANVSIIGGEVAVLPEIVKGFDLAGTCFGVVDRKRIIDGRAVRPGDVIIGLPSHGIHSNGLTLARRLLRDAALTVFDPVGGTNERWGPALLEPTAIYVKPVLKVLERATVHGMAHVTGGGVRNLARLKPNVEFAITEPLEPQPLFRELQALGGIEAAEMYQTFNMGMGYAIVAPKDEAETIVKGLRPSVKARVVGEVRKGVGVSLPALGLH